Genomic DNA from Cloeon dipterum chromosome 3, ieCloDipt1.1, whole genome shotgun sequence:
AAACGGGTTGCTCCGCTCATACGCAGCGCACACAGGGCAGGGAGGTTGCGAGAGGGTCTCTTCTCTTCGCTCCGCTATTTATAagtacatatatatgtatatacacGCATGGCATGTGGAAACACGCGGCGGCAGCACAGAGGACGCCgacaaataattgaatcaCAAATTCTGTAGCTTTTTCATGGCGCTCGGCATCGTGtgctttgtaattttattagaatCCCATTATTATGATACACCAGCAGCACAGCAACCAGCCCGCGccagagagtgtgtgtgtgtgtggcaaAATTCGACCCAGCTCGCTCTCGCACTGggctcgctcactcgccgcCCCAACATCAATCCCGCCAGCTCGCTCACCCACGACCCGTGTTGCCTCGAACATgggttttttgcattttgtgtttttgccagccaccgccgcgtcctgataaaattttcatccgtttttgttttgtctcCCGCTCGGGCTAATTTGGTAATTGTGAGGCGCGTGTAATGTGGCAAGTTGTTAATTCTGCGgttgtgtaattattttcgaCGCTAAATTCTGCTTGTTTCccccaaatatttttgtagagTTTTGCGGTGACAAATGCCTGCAGCTGTTATCCCTTTTATTGCACCCCGTCTTTTATATCCTGTGTTACGTTCAGCTTCCTGGAGGGTATAATATagcgttttaatttgtttgataaattacATCTGCATCATCGGGCTATAAACCCTTGGTGACAACACATAATGGACCCCACGATGGATTTCTATAGAGCTTTACAACAAAACAGTGCTTGCCTAGTACCTTTTGCTAACAGGACTTAATACATGCTCGTTTCTGTAGGATAGTTGGCCAagggtgaaatttttaactcattgGTCGTTGATAAAGATGTACTGCACTTTACCGAGCAAGCTCAAACAGCGGAGCAAGTGGCTAAATCAATAGTAAATCTCGCAACTCGGCTTTCCTTGCGACCAAACTCcctttaacaaaattaaatgctttatTTGAAGTTGTTTCAAAGAGGACAATTCTCTACTTCTCACATGTCacgaaaattttacaaaatatatccGTACATCAATAAAGGCTGCTAAGGATTTCGAGACAAAgcattgtgaaatattttcgcGATTGTTTGCACTATTTGggggagaaaaaaatcagaaatttgaaagttaatttcatAGTGTCACTATGCAGccatttgtcaaattttttgcGCTTGCAGCAGTACCCACAGCAGTCTCATACgctcaaataatttgatttgggAAACAATAACACATTTAATCGCATTAAGCAAAAGCCTGGCCTCTGTAATGCCGCTAGTTTTTGCGGCACTCCCTCGCGGTTCGAGATTTGTATTAGCAGCAAAGTAGATTATTTTGTGCACTTTTGCTCTTTTGCTGCCCGAGGGACCAAACTGCCGCCACCACGGCACTTACACGCACACATATGGCACTTCAGGCCAAGCTCCGCGTGTGTTGCACGCAGACAAAAAGTACGGTGCCATATCGCGCGTAGAGACAATTCCCAAATGCTTCAAGATGGAGAGATTTCGCCTTCAAACGCAGGAGCTGAacgatttttctcattttccccTGTCATAAGGACAAAGCGAGGGTCAACCAAACGCACATGTCTCATCATCCGAATCTGAAGCACTCGCGTTATTATCTGAAAACGTAGACGAAAAATAGAGCCCCTTTTGGATTTTTGATAGTAAACTTATTACACAAAATCAGTTTCATTGTTATAAAAGATGAAtgttattctttttaaaacattatttgaagTCATATCATATATATGAACCTTACATGCACTTTTAAATCAACTGCTGCGTCcacttcaaatttaatcatttatcggaaaaaaattgacgGCTTCTTTGTCGAGACCTtgttaatacaaaataatttttatatatatgcaGTGAAATTTGTCCTTCCTTACTGtctgagcaaataaaaagcaatctACAGTTAATATAAAGGTGTGACAGACAGAGATTTGATGGTGAATGACCTCTTAATAATTATCTTGAATGTGAATAGCGGAAAACTCACTCAGGCACTTTAAAAGTGGTGCAAGTtcatcaagtttttttttataagtaAGCCCCAATGTTTGATGGCGATAGAAGGTGGTAGAATCTCGCGCGGAGTGACTGTAGAATGGTGTGTTGTTTTTCTCCAGCAGTGGTAGGAAAAAGTGCGGCAGTGTTACATGTACGATTTCTGCGCGCCTATAGCCGCAGATCTGACAAGTGTCCTTCCTCTACTGTGCCGCTGACTGCTGAGGGGTGGCAAAAAGTGAAGCATGTTTTGCGCTGCCGCTCGAGCACTTCAGCACGCGCACCTATCTCCACGTACAACTAGTTAGACCCGCAAAACAACCCCCTTTTTATTAGTGCCTTCCTAATTACACTCGCTGGCGAGCTGGCGACGATGCAACCGCACTTGACAAACTTGCCTTGCCGCGAGCAGGCGAATAAGCGACTCGCCATATAATAAAAGTTTTGTCATTTGCATGTGCGAAAAGAGAGTAAGAGAGAGTTGCCGCAAGTAGGCGAGTTAGAGAACGAGTTGGACACAATCGACTCAACCCCGCTCGTTTGGAGTCAACTTTGCACCAGAGACGCATACATACATTTGTTCGCCTGAAATCACAGTTCTGGGATCGAGGCACATGGCAAAGAGAAATGAAGCCTGAACAGGAtgtgggaaaatttaattgagatatttgtattttaatattcttgcTTGATCtttctcttaaaataaacGCATTGCAAGAATTTCTAGAATTGCTGCAGagcgttcaatttttattttcccaaggttgaacctaaatttttaaccGTTTTTATCTTATTGGAGAACAAACTAAACAgatttcgtaaaaatattgatattcaagaaaaaagTTATCTTCAGatatgtcattttttaatctaccTTTGTCACATAATATGAGATGCTTGGAATAGGGGAAACTCTCCGCGATAGTGCGTGTAAACAACATTATTAGATATATATTGAATGTTATATAGGGCTGTGAGtttagaattatattttctgaGCTTTCAACTGTCATCAAAAGAGCACCAAATTgcgagaaattaaaagaaatattaaccttatttgaaatcatcTTGTAAACTGCTTAGACCTTTTTTAGTGTTATTAACCAATGTTATTTTGTTCCTTCAAGCAAAATTCCATCAAAGTTAATGACGTCATTGTTGGTCGTACTCattcatttaattcaatttttgaagtaaaaaaatccgcCTTCGTTTGATGGTCCACaaacttgattaaaatggtttcaaaACTTAATCTAATCTCATTTGGTTTTATTGGCATTAAAACCGTACTCAAACGGGAAGGAAGTGCATATTGTGTGTATATGTATTTTGTTCCTATTATGTGATTTCttagaaaaaaggaaacaactcaaaatccaattaatttacttgTCAATAAATTCAGTTGGTAGATTAAAATTgtctctcttttaaaaatacataaatttttgctccttCTAGAGTATAAAATGAAGATCTTATATATTATACTGGCAATAAATTTACTGGGAAATGCTAGTTAGACTTCAAGATTCAAGACTCAAGATACTATGGACTATATaatcaatgaataaaaaacctCTAGAACCGAATATTCTATACTAAAGTAGCATCTAAATTAGTAGATTATTTTCCGAAAAGTTTGAAGCCCTATATCgactgtaaattttcaaaacgaaCCAGCTAGCTAGCATATACGTTTGCACTTGCAGCAGACCGTTATTTCTATTGTGAATTCTACTGTCTCCCATCAAAAGCCACCATTATTCTTTTTGATCCGCCTCACCACGAGACTGATCCAGTTTGCCAGGTGCAACAGGAAGCTCTCCAACCCTCTTCGCCACCGCACacctaaattataatttgctcTGCGGACAGACCGGAAAATCCCCGAGAGACGATCGGCCGTCGCCGAAATCAAGCAACAGCTAGAGCTCTCCGGTTCCGTTTTCCGTGCGCCAAGTCCCAGGGCGCTCTCTCACGGAGAAGTCGCTTGCCCTCCTTGGTATGTTTGTGTTTTACGTTATCCGGCGCGTTTTTTGTTTCCGCGTATACATCCAATGAGCTTCAACCCTGCAAACAAACTCACCAGGATTTCGGTGGCCGCGCGCTCACTTACCACTCTTGTctcatcacacacacacacacacacacacacacacacacacacacacacacacacacacacacacacacacacacacacacacacacacacacacacacacacacacacacacacacacacacacacactcacactcgcCTTTCTCGGGTCGATTTTTGCGCAATTTTCAAGCACGTTGCGCAGGACCATTTACACTATTTTGGGGGAATAATGCGCGTTCTCTTTCCGAGCCTCGCCGATGAGCAGCcacttatttcttttttcctctcgtcgaCACCGCACTCCGAGTGCCGCTTGTTGGTCGGTTCTTTTATGCAGCAGGTCTCTCCAGGGAAGGACCAACGACCTCTTCCTTGTTTTATCATAAACACAGCCGCAAGAACGATATTTCGGCATCCCCCAAGACGCGTCGAGTTTCTatcttaataaaatatcaggAAAATGAAGCAGCCACCCGACCCACTATCTCGACGAATTTATCCCTCCAACTCGACTGTGCTTATGCGGCTAATCAAGAGACTAAAAGGGAAGATCAATTTTTGGCGGATAAGCAGCCCTTCGTAATCCACTAAATTTACTTTGCGAGAGGGGAAAAATGTGATCGGAAAATCGAGCCCACTTTTTGCCCGGGCACGTTTTGAGTCCAAAGAGATTGCCTCGCTAAGCAGGTTGCGTGCCTCGCATGAATCTGCATGGCATCGCGCGTTTTGATTCGCACCTGCTCGCGGtttcattgaataaaaatcaagtgcATTCAGCAGATAGCCTTAAggttattgaattaaaaatcagaaaacacCTTATGTCTTCtgataaaagaggaaaaaattaaagccgcTCCTTCATTGGCAACAATTAATGGCTGATAACGTTTCGATCAAGAGGTGCTCAAACTCACGCACGCGCTTATCTCGCAACACTTGCTGCTAATGCGTCAATCATCTTTCCAAATTGGTCTGGCGGAGGctcacatttttattgttgcgcatctatttcagaaaataattttaactcgtacacacacacacacagctcaGTAGTATCATcgataattaaaaagcaattatctGGCGCCACGGTAATCACGTGCACAgcgaatgaattaaaatacatgCATTGCTTCTGACTGTGAAATAGTGGGTAATCGAAATCTAACAAAAACcatcactttttatttaatcacgCTACGTAGATTGATTTTTGCTGTgcatttttgaacaaatttatttgattaaatttaatatttttatatttcatcatatttttaaaagatagaAAACTCAAAGGATTGAAAGCTATCGAAgaataaagtaattaaaaagtcgTGGGCAacgtgaataaattaaatacgttATAATTCATGTTTATAgttttattgtgaaataatattaacaatttattgctACCTACACTAAACTTCTTTTAGATTGTAATATTCTCAATGCAGAAGggtaaataaatgaaatttaattttccctcaaaattcacaaaaacaCAGCAGACGGAAGCGGAGACTCAAACTTCGCCATTGAGCAGTTTCTTGTCGAACAAGAACTCTGCGAGCTCTCTTTGAGGTCCATTCTTCATTTTGCCCAAGGTAGTCAGCTTGCCCGCAAGGTCCCGCTGTCCCTTGTGTTGCTCATCGAGGAATTCGGTCGTCAGATAGTCTACGAACTGCAAAGTTTCCAGCTCGATATAgtgcaacaatttaattaatgccgAGAGTGTATTACGTGGTAGTCATTGGGTTCTTCGTCGCATTTTTTGATGATATGTTTGATTGCACGAGTGACGTGCACCTCGAGACTGAGGGCATCCTCCAGTGCGCTCACGCCGTTCTCCCAGAACTCTTTCAAAGGATCCTGGCGAAAACAATggagcaaattaataaaagcaggCCTCTCAGTACATTTTTCTTCCATTCGCATTCATTCAATCAATCGCTGATATCCGTTTTATTAAACTCGTCAGGCGTTTCAATTTGCTGCCACGTCTCGTTTTATGGATGCGCGCAGGAAACAATGCTTCCAATTGCGAGAGCTGTGCCCATCAAATTAAAAGCCGGTAACTCGaggaaattggattttttatcattctAGCTTTTCCATTGATTTGGTAAGATCACTGAGGATTGATTtcccaaaacaaaattcattcgCTGATCTTTGTTTcagagataatttaaaattttaaatttgattcaagTACGTGTTCTTTGTTTACTAacaattttctgaattatGTCTCCGAGGTTCTTCGTCAGCTGGCCTCGCATGGAAAGGTACTTAAGGAACTTGGTGGCGTGTTCTCGTTCTTCGCTTGCAGCTTCAAAGAAAAGTTTGGCGAAACCTGGCCTGTTGACCGTGTCTCGCGAAAAGTGGGCACCCTGAAAaccaattgaaattattttctacttCGACAGGAAGATAGATGCTTGAAACTGACCATTGCAAGGTAAGTCATTGAAGCATGTAACTCCACTTGCACCTGCTTCTCCACTAATGCAACACAGGACGCTTTCATATTGTTCCAATCTTTAGAATTGTTGGAAAATGTGTAAGTAGGGAACGCACCTGTAATGAAAAATGAGTTTGAAAGTAAGACGCGCTAAGGAAtgggaataatttaaaacgcaaTGAGCTAGCAGAAGAAGTGGGTCATGTAACAAATTAATAGTCGACGCTTCTGTGGTTTTTTCCGGTAGAGCATGGCACCGAGGGAAGTCGAAAAATACACCTGGCGGTGTTCATTGCCAAAAATTGAGCGCAAAACCGCCAGTCTAGCAAGGTGTGTGCGCAAACGAATCGATACACACGCCACTGGTTTTCGCCCCGGCTCACGTGTATTACAAAACTTTGTCgtcatacacacacacacacacaccaaaaACGCTCACGCTGAAGGAAAATGGGTTGGACCAGCCCGAAAGTGTAGAATACCGAGCGCGAGggcacaaatgaaattttctcgcGTGGGTTGCACTGCttgcaaaatttgctgttGCGATAAATTATCTGCTTGTTAcagatcaatattttgctttgccAGCATATTCTAGCAGTTCCCGCCAAATTTATCGTTATGTGTTAtatggaaaaaatgtgttgGCTTGATAAAGGTCTAATGCACTCTAGATATAATTGATTACCAACGTGCCGTATGACCTTTGCAGCGCAGTGCATCTGCAAAAATGATGTTTTCTCAAGCCTTATGAATGTATCATATACAATAATGTATAGTAGAGTACACTGTTGATTCCGAAGGCCCGTCTTTAATATCATATATCAATGGTCCGCACGGTGAAAATTGCTCCAAGGTAAGCAAATGATAGGGTTCGAATACACCTTAATGACTTTAAGATATGCAGCCGCGTCTGCTTGTACCAGAGAGCgacggaaattttgaattccgGTCTCTTTTGGTATAAAATGTACTTACACGAATCCTTTGCGGACACCTCAACATTGTGGCCCAGAAGAGCGACAACGATGAACGAGCCTAATATCAGCATCATGTCAGCCGACTGGAGTTTCCTGCTTCTGacaacaaaagaaattctGGGGTCTGCACTCGCACACTGAATCAAATGTTTAATCACGAGATAATGGTTACTAACTGAGTGGTGAAGAGGAGGCCGTCGCCGCCCATCGTATCGCACACTGCACCACGACCTCGGCTCAAGAAGCGCGCCACTTGagacaaatttgttttttccagcATGTGTGGAGATGCCTGCGCCGATATGTATGAAGAGAAATTTCACAATCCGAGTGCACTGAATCACGTACTCTCTAATGCAAACAATCCGATGGTGGCGTTCCTTAAGAAGCTTAATTCTGTGTAAACTGCGCCCTAGCATTCTGAAGAATTTGTGCATTTTACTGCTATGCAAAACGGTCTTTTTACTTGACAAGAAAAAGTCAGCAAgacattgtatttttttaatacgaaagatgtataaataaaaattcctatcGCACAATATTGTCATTAacccattttaaaaatttgaaattcctgaataaattgattatttcatctcaattttttttaatttttgcacaaaatttcaaagtgtttAGTTCTTGGGATTTGGATTTCTAACAGAAAATTTAGAGTGTTAGAAATAACCGTTAATTCGATCAGAACATGAAGTACAACgatattttccagtttttttttatttccccgtGTTGATTTTACTAGAAAAACCCCAGTTCCAGCCATTAATTAAGTTTCTATTGTCGAGAGAATTGACGGCGGCGGCTGGTGATACGCGATCGCTGCACATTCGAAGTGGGTGCCATTGGCTGCGATTGCGACAGCGGTGCTCTAAAGCGAGATTATCACATCACAATTGGCCTGCCTCAGTCAGAAGAAGCAATTCAACAGCGGCGGACCCAGTGCGTTTGGAATGAAATTACAAGTAGTGGTGATTGCGTGCCTGGTGGCAGCGGCCGTCGCCGCTGAGGACTCGTCgaaaaatttttgctttgcagatgtggacaaaaaatgcaatagccgtaaatatttttttctttccattaATTCCAGATTTATCTcttttttttggtaaatttagttaagagcttaaaatttcccgatttaactattttcttaataattgtCTTTTAGGCCAAAGACTCGTGCGGCGTGATATTACTTAGTTAGAGATGGAtcgttttagcattttttcgccAGTAATTTTCGCACTTTCTTGCTTTGtataatcttttaatttaatgtatgTTTTTACTAGAGCAACattaaacaagaataatataaaattggtTGAATTCTTTTGATCAAGTTAAACCTTATCCTCCCCAGAGCCAGCAAAAACTGAAACTGAACACTGCAATGCGAAGTACGGTGCCTtcttgaagttaaaaaatgtgacaGAATCTGATCCCGTATCCGACTTTGTGCACGCAAATTTGGTCAACAATTTCCAATACTTGATGCTCGCCACACACTTCAGCAACTATGAGAAAAATCGTCCTGGTTTCGAGAAACTGTACCGCGACCTGTCCGACGAGGCGTGGAATGGCGCCATCGAGATGATCAAATATACAACCAAGAGGGGTGGAAGAGTATTCTTCGAGGGTAGATTTGATAGCAGCGCTATCAaggtaaatacatttttttgctccgTTTCATAACTGGAGGCTAATTTTCTATTTGCCATGTTCGGCAGATGGTGGTCGAGCAACACGAGCTTGGCAGTCTGGCCAAGGCGGTTGACTTGCAGAAGACCCTGGCCCAAGAGGCGCACGACCTTCACAGAATATTTTCCTCTGACGAACTATACGATCCTGATGTGAGTTTCAATGAATCTATTCATTAAAAGTGTaatcttcataaaaattaacaggCGTCATCCTTCTTGGAGAACCACTTCTTGGGCAAGCATTCTGAGGCCATCCGCGTCCTTTCAGGGCACACCCACGACCTTAAGAGAATGATCCTACCTGGCAAGGATGAAGTAAACAGTTTATCTGCTTTCATGTTTGATGAAtatctgcaaaatttataatttaatgttatttcgGAGGTTATTGATGTCatttaaatagttaaattgtgttttgtttaataaaagtCACAAAAAGGTAGTacgttattttaaaaccaaatctttattttgattgttgtAATTTGCCGAAGGAACTGAACTCAAAGTAACACCATCCCGGGAATAGCTTTCAGTAACGCTTCAACCTGAAATAAAGAATGAGCATTAAATTACCTCATGTTTGCTtcatttagatttaaaatgaaaaaggagacTTGAAAAATCGTTACACGTAAtactagaaataaaatattgattcaaacttttcaaagaaaacaggaatgactcgagaaaataatgCTATAAACTGAACTACCGGCATCAATGGCTTGTAAGGCATATCTTGGAGACTGTGCACGTGAATTTTGCCTGTCCTATCGCCAACAAGAACATTCTGCTGAAGAGAAAGCATGTCATTAAAGACGCACACTAAAATCGGACTAAAACTCGCCATTCCGTCTGGACTAAATACAAGACTGGTCAGCGCTGCTCCAATATTGACTTTGGTTACAGGCTCGTGCGTTTTCCTCGCCAAATCCCAAATGGACAGAAAGGTTCCGCTGGCGCACGCCACAATCGTAGAAAATGAGGGAGACCACTCAGCACAAACGACTGCGCTCTGCACGTTAATAACCGCTGTTTTAATTCCATGCGTTGACTGAATAACATAAATGTGAGCTGCCCGAGAAATaagaatttcagaaatttattgcactcgTTAAAAATGACCTCAtgtttaatcttaaaaaatcgGTAGCAAAGAGAAAAGGGTGAAAgctaaaaaagttttaatagAATCCCCTTTCCCGCTCTTCTCTTCGTTCTCGGGTGCTACCACGGAAATTTCCTTTCGGGGGAAACAAATGCGAGTGCGGCGAAGATGAATGGCGGGCGTTTTATTAAAGTGGCGTGCAAATGCACCCGTAAATACGTACGGCAGAGACCGCCAGCGATAGAATTGGAGCGTCTTTTTTGGAGCGCGCCCACAGGAGCACTTTTCCGTCAGCGCCGGCTGTCAGCGCGAGTTGCCAGCAGAACGGCGAGACCTGCACCTTATAGATGGGGCCCAGATGAGCCCTTACGACGCGCTGAATCTGCAACTCCATCTCCACCTATTTCCATGCGCAAATTACAAaacgctggctggctggctggctgctctgAGGGCCGTCATGCTAGCGGTGGTGTCAGGCGGACACACACGCAGTTATTCCTGTCTGACACCCTAGCTATCCGGCGCCGCTAACAATATGGTCCAAACACAATAACAAAGGGAAATTCCTATTTTACGCCGGGGATTGCGCGCACAAATTATAACTTCAGGACTGGACGAGATCGTTACGGCTTTCATTAGTTATATTAGGCCGCGGGGAGTTTCATACATGCTCTGCTAATTATGtcgctttttttattaaattttgagaagttTCATGTGCAGCCAGAGGGAAAAATGGAGGTTTCTGAACGAAGCACCGAAACAGAAAACACAATTTCCGCAAAAGACTGTGATACTTTACCTCTAGAAGGTATCCCTCTTTGGTTGCAACTAAAATCAGGGGATCCGCCCCATTTGATACGGAGAAAtccaaaatggaaaaaacttCCTGGATTGGCACCTCATCCATCATATCCGCAGCGCCaactttctcttttttcaGCAGGCTGATCGGGATCCGAGCAAAGAACCGTTCTAGGGAGATTACACACATACTctcatcaaaatttccaaaatcgtTCACTGTGTACAAAAAAGCCGAACCGATTCTGGACAAATTTAGGCTCCAGATCAAAAGTTGGCCGTCTTCGCCTGCGGACACGATGGCTTCTCCGTGCGTCCACTGGACACTCTTGAGCACCCAAACTGGGCCCACGTGTCCCCCATTCTTCAGGCTGCGAGGCGATTTGTCACTTAGCTATCGTCAAAAGCTCTTTATTTTCGCATCACCTCGCTTGGACGATCGGTTTTTTCTCGGCGTGCGACACGTCGAGCACAATAATTTTGCCATCTTGCAAGCCGACCACTAAAAGTTGAGAGTTAAGCGAAAAGGCGAGGGCGGAGACGGAATGTTCGAAAGGGTAGCTTCGCTCCGGCTGCGTGAGATTCTTGGTCGACCAGCAGCAAACCAAACCGCCTTGCTTGTCTTCTGATAGAAGAAATTGTCCGTAAGCGACAGCCAAGATGTTCTGAAATTGGTGACATTTTACCAAGCAATTATTTAGTGGCGGGATACGTTTTCTCGCATGTAAGAGAGTGagctttttttgtttttgagtaAGACCAAGACTGAGTCTTATTAACCTTTACCCTCTTGCAGtgccgaaaaaataaaaaattaaatacaaagaagaaaattgttttcgaattgatttatttctctaaTTGTAATGAGATAAATTATGCTAAACTCACATCTATAAACATTTCgtattaatggaataaaatattttgtattgaatTAGGTTTTTTCCGAGCTGAACAAGTGTTTTAGCTATCGAAACCTCGTTACCGACAAGTTAACTTGCAAACCAAACTCCAGAAAGGGCTCTTGGAACATACCAGccggaattattattttttcatcgcaTACTGTGCAGCTAATATTTCTCCTCGAGAAAGCTTGAATTGAATAAGTTAGCGAATTTCTCATATAGAGCAGAGGTGAGTGGGTGAAAATTATAGCTTCACGCCAAGATTTTTTTAGGGTTTATTGAAtaagaaattgtttaattttgcattatataACAGTGAATCAATATTGAAgcactctttaaaaatagcttttcctTAAGCGAGACGTGAGAGGTGCTgcttcaaataaataagcgACAAGCACGAGTCAAGAGGGTCATTTGTCAGAAATTTTCCACCTGACAAAACCAATGTACTTGTGCTGTTTGTAGTGTGTGAAACGCATTTTCACGCTAGACTAGTTTGTACCGAGTTGGTTGTGTTCCAGGCCAAGTTCAGGACGGACTTGTTCTTGGTTGCAGCGCTGTAGTATGTCCACAAAGGGCAAAGTACGTACTGGAAACGGGTGGTGCGCTTTTTATCATCTGCAAGAGCATCCGTCAATATCTATCTGTTTTTGCAGCCGATGCGTATGGATGGATGGATAATCTAATGAAATGTC
This window encodes:
- the Fer1HCH gene encoding ferritin heavy chain produces the protein MMLILGSFIVVALLGHNVEVSAKDSCAFPTYTFSNNSKDWNNMKASCVALVEKQVQVELHASMTYLAMGAHFSRDTVNRPGFAKLFFEAASEEREHATKFLKYLSMRGQLTKNLGDIIQKIDPLKEFWENGVSALEDALSLEVHVTRAIKHIIKKCDEEPNDYHFVDYLTTEFLDEQHKGQRDLAGKLTTLGKMKNGPQRELAEFLFDKKLLNGEV
- the Fer2LCH gene encoding ferritin light chain; amino-acid sequence: MKLQVVVIACLVAAAVAAEDSSKNFCFADVDKKCNSQPAKTETEHCNAKYGAFLKLKNVTESDPVSDFVHANLVNNFQYLMLATHFSNYEKNRPGFEKLYRDLSDEAWNGAIEMIKYTTKRGGRVFFEGRFDSSAIKMVVEQHELGSLAKAVDLQKTLAQEAHDLHRIFSSDELYDPDASSFLENHFLGKHSEAIRVLSGHTHDLKRMILPGKDEVNSLSAFMFDEYLQNL
- the LOC135939676 gene encoding dynein axonemal intermediate chain 4-like, translating into MVEAKTQTMNLQVKQKSTMTTPLLSRDVECEATVWDLFDATMDQGETSRKEELNPKFISLPWCETGRRESQGEEQKAPQLGKSAMVIERFLASNLYKSQQAMYFGQSAKIDDKKRTTRFQYVLCPLWTYYSAATKNKSVLNLAWNTTNSNILAVAYGQFLLSEDKQGGLVCCWSTKNLTQPERSYPFEHSVSALAFSLNSQLLVVGLQDGKIIVLDVSHAEKKPIVQASLKNGGHVGPVWVLKSVQWTHGEAIVSAGEDGQLLIWSLNLSRIERFFARIPISLLKKEKVGAADMMDEVPIQEVFSILDFSVSNGADPLILVATKEGYLLEVEMELQIQRVVRAHLGPIYKVQVSPFCWQLALTAGADGKVLLWARSKKDAPILSLAVSASAVVCAEWSPSFSTIVACASGTFLSIWDLARKTHEPVTKVNIGAALTSLVFSPDGMNVLVGDRTGKIHVHSLQDMPYKPLMPVEALLKAIPGMVLL